From a region of the Haloferax volcanii DS2 genome:
- a CDS encoding DEAD/DEAH box helicase — protein MDDLIEWLRTRPYYEGQIRSHRRFEAREPAFAGVDLEPRLASALEDRGIDRLYRHQAEAVEAVRDGDNVVLATRTASGKSLAYTVPAFERAMDHGGRTLYLGPQNALVADQLDTLSDLARGLGFGSRVSVGQYTGRLSKSEKREVRKRMPTVLLSNPDMVHYALLPHAHRLWEWFFSSLETVVIDEVHGYRGVFGSHVALLIRRLKRVCERFGADPQFVCCSATIGNPVEHAARITGEREDSFTLVDEDTSGTGETNWLLWNPPEYENPDAGGSGRRRSGHVETKNLFVDLVARGHQTLAFTRARQAAERYASESASDLRSRGEHDLAGEVAAYQASLTHDRRREIEAGLHDGDIAGVWSTNALELGVDVGGLDVVLIDGYPGTRMSAWQQAGRAGRGDRPALVVLVGGEDQLDQYLMNHPAEFFDGDPERAVSDPENDHLLPSHVACAAAENWLSTEDESKFGAPFPGIVSDLEADGTLARRETDDGLRWTHDGSESPQHAMSLRTITDREVQLMDSRNDEIIATLAFDDAIRDAHPGAVYHHQGQTYEVAELDLDRDVARLQPTWADYYTRVLHDKHITVERDILSKPLSARSDVEVRFAEVTMRKQITGFERRDPKRGTTIGQQLLDLPETSLRTKALYFTVPGDVESEMRELSSDRAEGRDYGFNGGIHAAEHGLISLFPLRLLCDRGDIGGLSTPYHAHTDQSTIFIYDGHPGGVGITRAGYDIVEGLMRQTAELISDCDCEDGCPSCVQSPQCGNANDPLAKAEAVLLLESLTGTRA, from the coding sequence GTGGACGACCTCATCGAGTGGCTTCGGACCAGACCGTACTACGAGGGGCAGATTCGGTCCCACCGCCGGTTCGAGGCGCGCGAGCCGGCGTTCGCCGGCGTGGACCTCGAACCGCGGTTGGCGTCGGCGCTCGAAGACCGCGGCATCGACCGGCTCTACCGGCATCAGGCCGAGGCGGTCGAGGCGGTCCGCGACGGGGACAACGTCGTGTTGGCGACGCGGACCGCGAGCGGCAAGAGCCTCGCGTACACCGTGCCGGCGTTCGAGCGGGCGATGGACCACGGCGGGCGGACGCTCTATCTCGGCCCGCAGAACGCGCTCGTCGCCGACCAACTCGACACGCTGTCGGACCTCGCGCGCGGCCTCGGCTTCGGCAGTCGCGTCTCGGTCGGCCAGTACACCGGCCGGCTGTCGAAATCCGAGAAGCGCGAGGTGAGAAAGCGGATGCCGACGGTGCTGCTTTCGAACCCCGACATGGTTCACTACGCGCTGCTCCCGCACGCTCACCGGCTGTGGGAGTGGTTCTTCTCCTCGCTGGAGACGGTCGTCATCGACGAAGTCCACGGCTATCGCGGGGTGTTCGGGAGCCACGTCGCCCTGCTCATCCGCCGACTCAAGCGCGTCTGCGAGCGGTTCGGGGCCGACCCGCAGTTCGTCTGCTGTTCGGCCACCATCGGCAACCCCGTCGAGCACGCCGCGCGCATCACGGGCGAGCGGGAGGACTCCTTTACGCTCGTGGACGAGGACACGAGCGGGACCGGCGAGACCAACTGGCTCCTCTGGAACCCACCGGAGTACGAGAACCCCGACGCCGGCGGGTCGGGCCGGCGGCGCTCGGGCCACGTCGAGACGAAGAACCTCTTCGTCGACCTCGTCGCGCGCGGCCACCAGACGCTGGCGTTCACCCGCGCCCGACAGGCCGCCGAGCGGTACGCCTCCGAGAGCGCGAGCGACCTCCGGAGTCGCGGCGAGCACGACCTCGCGGGCGAGGTTGCGGCGTATCAGGCCTCGCTGACCCACGACCGGCGACGGGAGATAGAGGCCGGCCTCCACGACGGCGACATCGCGGGCGTCTGGAGCACCAACGCGCTCGAACTCGGCGTCGACGTGGGCGGCCTCGACGTGGTGCTCATCGACGGCTACCCCGGCACGCGGATGTCCGCGTGGCAACAGGCCGGCCGGGCGGGTCGCGGCGACAGACCCGCGCTCGTCGTCCTCGTCGGCGGCGAGGACCAACTCGACCAGTACCTCATGAACCACCCCGCCGAGTTCTTCGACGGCGACCCCGAACGCGCCGTCTCCGACCCGGAAAACGACCATCTCCTCCCCTCGCACGTCGCCTGCGCGGCCGCGGAAAACTGGCTCTCGACGGAAGACGAATCGAAGTTCGGCGCGCCGTTCCCCGGTATCGTCTCCGACCTCGAAGCCGACGGGACGCTGGCGCGCCGGGAGACGGACGACGGCCTCCGGTGGACCCACGACGGGAGCGAGAGCCCGCAGCACGCGATGAGCCTCCGAACCATCACCGACCGCGAGGTGCAACTGATGGACTCGCGGAACGACGAGATCATCGCCACGCTGGCGTTCGACGACGCGATCCGGGACGCCCACCCCGGCGCAGTCTACCACCATCAGGGCCAGACGTACGAGGTCGCGGAGTTGGATTTGGACCGCGACGTGGCCCGACTCCAGCCGACGTGGGCGGACTACTACACCCGCGTCCTCCACGACAAACACATCACGGTCGAGCGGGACATCCTGTCGAAACCGCTGTCGGCGCGGTCCGACGTGGAGGTCCGGTTCGCGGAGGTGACGATGCGAAAGCAGATAACGGGGTTCGAGCGCCGCGACCCGAAGCGGGGGACGACCATCGGCCAGCAGCTACTCGACCTCCCGGAGACGAGCCTGCGGACGAAGGCGCTGTATTTCACCGTGCCCGGCGACGTGGAATCGGAGATGCGCGAGCTATCGAGCGACCGCGCGGAGGGCCGCGACTACGGCTTCAACGGCGGCATCCACGCCGCGGAACACGGGCTGATTTCGCTGTTTCCGCTCCGACTGCTCTGTGACCGCGGCGACATCGGCGGGCTCTCGACGCCGTACCACGCCCACACCGACCAGTCGACCATCTTCATCTACGACGGCCACCCCGGCGGGGTCGGCATCACGCGCGCCGGCTACGACATCGTCGAGGGGCTGATGCGCCAGACGGCCGAGTTGATTTCGGACTGCGACTGCGAGGACGGCTGTCCCTCCTGCGTGCAGTCGCCGCAGTGCGGGAACGCGAACGACCCGCTGGCGAAAGCCGAGGCGGTCCTGCTGTTGGAGTCGCTGACGGGGACGCGAGCCTAA
- a CDS encoding FAD-binding and (Fe-S)-binding domain-containing protein — translation MASNTHEPATDPALAGDYDYVSDDVERPGLVEDLESLVEGDVRFDTYTRTLYATDASAYEQVPIGVVMPTSTADVAAVMEYCADREIPVLPRGGGTSLAGQTVNEAVVLDLVRHMGGVEEIDPEARTATAEAGVRLGELNEELAPHGLKFAPDPAWGDRSALGGAIGNNSTGSHSLKYGKTDYYIEELEVVLADGTVTTFGEVSVDELRESGDPDGDLEARVYAEIARILDEEADEISERFPDLKRNVSGYNLDMLVDEMRGERRTPDDTGIDEDWEAGRVNLGRLIAGSEGTLGIVTKATVSLEEIPNTASVALLTYDDVIDAMHDVAPILEHEPAAVEVMDDVLLDLARDTAEFADVVGMLPEGTDSTLLVEFYADSDDEGKQKVANLIEDRVIDPDGTEFAPDEGSASVTETERRATDFMEAHDTDTRAKFWKMRKSGLPILLGRTTDEKHIAYIEDTAIPAENLPAYVSDFQDILDEHDTFASYYAHAGPGVLHIRPLVNTKTAEGVETFEAIADEVTDLVVKYGGSVSGEHGDGRARTQWNRKLYGDHLWNVFRDLKTAFDPDWLLNPGNICGDYDMTENLRFSPDYEFEAGFEPALNWDNDNGFEGMVELCHGCAGCRGQQSTVGGVMCPTFRAAEEEIQATRGRANMLRQAMSGGLPEDEMFTDEFVDEVLDLCVGCKGCSKDCPSEVDMAKMKAEVVHEYHQRNGSSLRDKLFANIDSLSKLGSAFAPLANAATKVPGARTVMEKTVGIAKGRSLPTFHSTSLVDWFESRGGAGVPKAEADRKALLFPDTYTNYNHPKVGKAAVAVLEAANVHVRIPDGVAGSGRPPHSKGFLDKARADAEQNVEVLAPSVEEGWDIVLCEPSDAVMFQSDYLDLLSGDDVEAVSANAYGVMEYVDAFRLDESLSFRPQDDSLTYHGHCHQKSTKKDHHAVGVLRRAGFEVDPLDSTCCGMSGSFGYEAEHYSMSKAIGDILEGQVAESPGDVVVAPGASCRTQLEDMDGATDDPPHPVEVLARAIDA, via the coding sequence ATGGCATCCAACACGCACGAACCAGCCACCGACCCCGCGCTCGCTGGCGATTACGACTACGTCAGCGACGACGTCGAGCGGCCGGGGCTGGTCGAAGACCTCGAATCCCTCGTCGAGGGCGACGTGCGCTTCGACACCTACACGAGAACGCTGTACGCGACCGACGCGTCAGCCTACGAGCAAGTCCCCATCGGCGTCGTCATGCCGACCTCGACGGCCGACGTGGCGGCGGTGATGGAGTACTGCGCCGACCGCGAGATTCCCGTTCTCCCCCGCGGCGGCGGCACGAGCCTCGCCGGCCAGACCGTCAACGAGGCCGTCGTCCTCGACCTCGTTCGCCACATGGGCGGCGTCGAGGAAATCGACCCCGAGGCGCGGACGGCCACGGCCGAAGCGGGCGTCCGCCTCGGCGAACTCAACGAGGAACTCGCCCCCCACGGCCTGAAGTTCGCGCCCGACCCGGCGTGGGGCGACCGCTCCGCGCTCGGGGGCGCAATCGGCAACAACTCCACCGGCTCGCACTCGCTGAAGTACGGCAAGACCGACTACTACATCGAGGAGCTCGAAGTCGTCCTCGCGGACGGCACGGTGACGACGTTCGGAGAAGTGAGCGTCGACGAACTCCGCGAGTCCGGCGACCCCGACGGCGACCTCGAAGCGCGCGTTTACGCCGAAATCGCGCGGATACTCGACGAGGAGGCCGACGAGATTTCCGAGCGCTTCCCCGACCTGAAGCGCAACGTCTCGGGCTATAACCTCGACATGCTCGTCGACGAGATGCGCGGCGAGCGCCGCACGCCGGACGATACCGGCATCGACGAGGACTGGGAGGCCGGCCGCGTCAACCTCGGTCGGCTCATCGCCGGGAGCGAGGGCACCCTCGGCATCGTGACGAAGGCGACCGTCTCGCTGGAGGAGATTCCGAACACCGCGTCGGTGGCGCTTCTCACCTACGACGACGTCATCGACGCGATGCACGACGTCGCGCCCATCCTCGAACACGAACCCGCGGCCGTCGAGGTGATGGACGACGTGCTGCTCGACCTCGCTCGGGACACCGCCGAGTTCGCGGACGTGGTCGGGATGCTCCCCGAGGGGACGGACTCGACGCTCCTCGTGGAGTTCTACGCCGATTCCGACGACGAGGGCAAACAGAAGGTGGCGAACCTCATCGAAGACCGCGTCATCGACCCCGACGGGACCGAGTTCGCCCCCGACGAGGGCTCGGCCTCGGTGACCGAAACGGAACGCCGTGCGACCGATTTCATGGAGGCCCACGACACCGACACCCGCGCGAAGTTCTGGAAGATGCGCAAGTCGGGCCTCCCGATTCTCCTCGGTCGGACGACCGACGAGAAGCACATCGCGTACATCGAGGACACCGCCATCCCGGCCGAGAACCTCCCGGCGTACGTCTCGGACTTCCAAGACATTCTCGACGAACACGACACCTTCGCGTCGTACTACGCCCACGCGGGGCCGGGCGTTCTGCACATCCGCCCGCTGGTCAACACGAAGACCGCCGAGGGCGTCGAGACGTTCGAGGCCATCGCCGACGAGGTGACGGACTTGGTCGTCAAGTACGGCGGCTCCGTCTCGGGCGAACACGGCGACGGCCGCGCGCGGACCCAGTGGAACCGCAAGCTGTACGGCGACCACCTCTGGAACGTCTTCCGCGACCTCAAGACCGCGTTCGACCCCGACTGGCTCCTGAATCCGGGGAACATCTGCGGCGACTACGACATGACCGAGAACCTCCGGTTTTCGCCCGACTACGAGTTCGAGGCCGGCTTCGAACCGGCGCTGAACTGGGACAACGACAACGGGTTCGAGGGCATGGTCGAACTCTGCCACGGCTGTGCCGGCTGTCGCGGCCAGCAGTCCACGGTCGGCGGGGTCATGTGCCCGACGTTCCGCGCCGCCGAAGAGGAGATTCAGGCGACTCGCGGCCGCGCCAACATGCTCCGGCAGGCCATGAGCGGCGGGCTCCCGGAAGACGAGATGTTCACCGACGAGTTCGTCGACGAGGTTCTCGACCTCTGTGTCGGCTGTAAGGGCTGTTCGAAGGACTGCCCGAGCGAGGTCGACATGGCGAAGATGAAAGCCGAGGTCGTCCACGAGTACCACCAGCGCAACGGCTCCAGCCTCCGCGACAAACTGTTCGCCAACATCGACTCGCTTTCCAAACTCGGGTCGGCGTTCGCCCCGCTCGCCAACGCGGCGACGAAAGTTCCGGGCGCGCGGACGGTCATGGAGAAGACCGTCGGTATCGCCAAGGGGCGCTCGCTCCCGACGTTCCACTCGACGAGCCTCGTCGACTGGTTCGAGAGCCGCGGAGGAGCCGGCGTCCCGAAGGCCGAGGCCGATCGCAAGGCGCTGTTGTTCCCCGACACCTACACGAACTACAACCACCCCAAGGTCGGCAAGGCCGCCGTGGCGGTGCTGGAGGCCGCGAACGTCCACGTCCGGATTCCGGACGGCGTCGCCGGCTCCGGCCGGCCGCCGCACTCGAAGGGCTTTCTCGACAAGGCCCGCGCCGACGCCGAACAGAACGTCGAGGTGCTCGCACCGTCCGTGGAAGAGGGCTGGGACATCGTCCTCTGTGAGCCCTCCGACGCGGTGATGTTCCAGTCGGACTACCTCGACCTGCTCTCCGGCGACGACGTGGAGGCCGTTTCGGCCAACGCCTACGGCGTCATGGAGTACGTCGACGCGTTCCGGCTGGACGAGTCGCTGTCGTTCCGCCCGCAGGACGACTCCCTGACGTACCACGGCCACTGCCACCAGAAGTCCACGAAGAAGGACCACCACGCGGTGGGCGTCCTCCGCCGCGCCGGCTTCGAGGTGGACCCGCTGGACTCGACGTGCTGCGGGATGTCCGGGTCGTTCGGCTACGAGGCCGAACACTACTCCATGTCGAAGGCCATCGGGGACATCCTCGAAGGCCAAGTGGCCGAGAGCCCCGGCGACGTGGTCGTCGCCCCCGGCGCGTCGTGTCGGACGCAACTCGAAGACATGGACGGCGCGACCGACGACCCGCCGCACCCCGTCGAGGTGCTCGCGCGCGCCATCGACGCGTAG
- a CDS encoding pyridoxal phosphate-dependent aminotransferase, producing the protein MTATFPGIPYLEWIVDRVDEATHDLATSDLGSSRRGDDLVPPVLAGRSDPEDATLSGQVAARYGVSESSVLVTAGATNANFLAACALLELASGDDEDGDGDDDSDASRPQVLVEKPGYQPLVATSEALGARVDRFVRPPEYDYELEPHRLDGASTDDFAYAIVTNRHNPSGKLTPRAELAEVASAAADAGGYLLVDEVYAPFVDPAADGPFGGTTASGLDNTVVTGSLTKFYGLGGLRVGWIIGPEEVVERARSASMYLPAVAEPSTKLARRALHHGDEIEAAAREHLSANHDLLATFVADRDELDGRIHAGGTFAFLNHATADGDAVVDAAWDRGVLVVPGRFFDAPESFRISLGGDPEAMETGLEAFGDALDDLDE; encoded by the coding sequence ATGACGGCAACGTTTCCTGGAATCCCCTATCTGGAGTGGATTGTCGACCGGGTGGACGAGGCCACCCACGACCTCGCGACGAGCGACCTCGGCTCCTCCCGGCGCGGTGACGACCTCGTCCCGCCGGTTCTCGCCGGTCGCTCAGACCCCGAAGACGCGACGCTCAGCGGTCAGGTCGCTGCGCGCTACGGCGTCTCCGAGTCGTCGGTCCTCGTCACCGCGGGCGCGACGAACGCGAACTTCCTCGCCGCCTGCGCGCTTCTCGAACTTGCGTCCGGCGACGACGAAGACGGCGACGGCGACGACGACTCCGACGCCTCGCGCCCGCAGGTGCTCGTGGAAAAGCCCGGCTACCAGCCGCTCGTGGCCACGTCGGAGGCGCTCGGCGCGCGCGTCGACCGTTTCGTCCGGCCGCCGGAGTACGACTACGAACTCGAACCGCACCGCCTCGACGGGGCGTCGACCGACGACTTCGCCTACGCCATCGTCACTAACCGCCACAACCCGTCGGGGAAACTCACGCCGCGCGCCGAACTCGCCGAAGTCGCGTCGGCCGCGGCCGACGCCGGCGGTTACCTCCTCGTCGACGAGGTGTACGCGCCCTTCGTCGACCCCGCCGCCGACGGTCCCTTCGGCGGCACCACGGCGTCCGGCCTCGACAACACCGTCGTCACCGGGTCGCTGACGAAGTTCTACGGCCTCGGCGGCCTCCGCGTCGGCTGGATTATCGGCCCCGAGGAGGTCGTCGAGCGCGCCCGCTCGGCGTCGATGTACCTGCCCGCGGTCGCCGAGCCGAGCACCAAACTCGCCCGGCGCGCGCTCCACCACGGCGACGAGATAGAGGCCGCCGCCCGCGAACACCTCTCGGCGAACCACGACCTGCTGGCGACGTTCGTCGCTGACCGCGACGAACTCGACGGGCGCATCCACGCCGGCGGGACGTTCGCCTTCCTCAACCACGCCACCGCCGACGGCGACGCGGTCGTCGACGCCGCGTGGGACCGCGGCGTCCTCGTCGTTCCCGGCCGATTTTTCGACGCGCCGGAGTCGTTCCGCATCTCGCTGGGCGGCGACCCCGAAGCGATGGAAACCGGCCTCGAAGCCTTCGGTGACGCGCTCGACGACCTCGACGAGTAA
- a CDS encoding GIY-YIG nuclease family protein produces the protein MTEPNHSTDDAPTIHSLDPAALGTDDDPLALGSRSPVGTYALVFDAPEATVEVGALGEHRFPAGAYVYVGSAFGTGGLRRVRRHRRVAAGDHDARHWHVDYLGGHPSVDLARVVCVTDRDVECAVATELASSLGSAPIDGFGSSDCPCDAHLARGDSVETVTPLVEAAFRSKM, from the coding sequence ATGACTGAACCGAACCACTCCACCGACGACGCGCCGACGATACACTCCCTCGACCCCGCTGCCCTCGGCACCGACGACGACCCGCTGGCGCTCGGCTCTCGGTCGCCCGTCGGAACCTACGCGCTCGTTTTCGACGCGCCCGAGGCGACCGTCGAGGTCGGCGCGCTGGGCGAACACCGCTTTCCGGCCGGTGCGTACGTCTACGTCGGGAGCGCGTTCGGAACCGGCGGCTTACGCCGCGTCCGCCGCCACCGGCGCGTCGCGGCCGGCGACCACGACGCCCGCCACTGGCACGTCGACTACCTCGGCGGCCATCCGTCCGTCGACCTCGCGCGCGTCGTCTGCGTCACCGACCGCGACGTGGAGTGTGCGGTCGCGACCGAACTCGCGTCGTCGCTCGGTTCGGCCCCAATCGACGGCTTCGGCTCGTCGGACTGTCCGTGTGATGCACACCTCGCGCGCGGCGACTCGGTCGAGACGGTGACGCCGCTCGTCGAAGCAGCGTTTCGAAGCAAAATGTGA
- a CDS encoding helix-turn-helix transcriptional regulator has translation MQFDMVRSEVAGVFDVLASRADVLEAVVRQSRTTAELASDLPVSRSTVDRGLRELERAGFVETRDAVHYSTLAGRMALETYSQFVECLDDIDAAAAVLDALDSDAPLAPVFLDGCEVVPVADGGPGPALSKLTSFVEEAESVRGCVRGAFPSQVDAYYRAVVDDGTPVDIVATDDVVQRLVTAYRPQLAETWSVDSFSLRSTAALPYSLVVSDLPDGPVAFLVAYSERGLAGVIYNDSRPAVSWASRRIEDWRSDASPLPRPPGDEP, from the coding sequence ATGCAGTTCGACATGGTTCGGTCCGAGGTCGCCGGGGTGTTCGACGTGCTCGCGTCGCGGGCCGACGTGCTCGAGGCCGTCGTTCGACAGTCTCGAACGACCGCGGAACTCGCGAGCGACCTCCCGGTGTCGCGGTCGACCGTCGACCGCGGCCTCCGCGAGCTAGAGCGCGCGGGCTTCGTCGAGACGCGCGACGCCGTCCACTACTCGACGCTCGCCGGCCGCATGGCGCTCGAAACGTACTCGCAGTTCGTCGAGTGCTTGGACGACATTGACGCCGCCGCCGCGGTGCTCGACGCGCTCGATTCGGACGCGCCGCTCGCGCCGGTGTTCCTCGACGGCTGTGAGGTCGTCCCCGTCGCCGACGGCGGCCCCGGGCCCGCGCTCTCGAAGCTCACGTCCTTCGTCGAGGAGGCGGAGTCGGTCCGCGGGTGCGTCCGGGGAGCGTTCCCCTCGCAGGTCGACGCCTACTATCGGGCCGTCGTCGACGACGGCACGCCGGTCGACATCGTCGCCACCGACGACGTGGTCCAACGCCTCGTCACCGCCTATCGACCGCAGCTCGCCGAGACGTGGTCGGTTGACTCTTTTTCGCTTCGGTCGACCGCGGCGCTTCCGTACAGCCTCGTCGTTTCGGACCTCCCGGATGGCCCCGTCGCGTTCCTGGTCGCGTACTCCGAGCGAGGTCTCGCGGGCGTCATCTACAACGACTCGCGGCCGGCGGTGTCGTGGGCCAGCCGGCGCATCGAAGACTGGCGGTCGGACGCCTCGCCGCTCCCCCGGCCGCCGGGCGACGAACCCTGA
- a CDS encoding DCC1-like thiol-disulfide oxidoreductase family protein, with translation MNESAAAVLIYDGECAYCSVAASALKRLDDVEAISWYDDAAQAFLDAQFADVPFAMVLVDRREDRVYAGRAAAKELTDRAGMPGLLGSLVRDNYDRIAKVVGVASGRGRDPDDVHSVYDLEPDAADLFAPLLDNAEPRPAELS, from the coding sequence ATGAACGAGTCCGCGGCCGCCGTGCTCATCTACGACGGCGAGTGCGCCTACTGTTCCGTCGCCGCGTCGGCGCTGAAGCGCCTCGACGACGTGGAAGCTATCTCGTGGTACGACGACGCGGCGCAGGCGTTTCTCGACGCCCAGTTCGCGGACGTGCCGTTCGCCATGGTCCTCGTCGACCGCCGCGAGGACCGCGTGTACGCCGGCCGCGCCGCCGCCAAAGAACTCACCGACCGGGCCGGGATGCCCGGCCTTCTCGGCAGTCTCGTCCGCGACAACTACGACAGAATCGCCAAGGTCGTCGGCGTCGCCAGCGGCCGCGGCCGCGACCCCGACGACGTCCACAGCGTCTACGACCTCGAACCCGACGCAGCCGACCTGTTTGCGCCCCTCCTCGACAACGCCGAGCCACGACCCGCCGAACTTTCGTAG
- a CDS encoding iron ABC transporter substrate-binding protein codes for MHERDREPRGHSRRRFIATTAALGVGALAGCTGGSDEETETTTESSTNGSVGQIGSGRSPFGDRDITGGVSVTEMPDLSGELTLYSGRGQALVGELITFFKEYYDDFTIRPRYNSAAELVNQIQTEGQNSPADVFFSVNAGSLGALKDAGRTQDLPSEVLDLVRDEFHDPDGQWTGTSGRARTVPFNTDQFDESGIPDDIMAFPDTEAFRDNIGWAPTYSSFQAFITAMRVLEGEDATREWLQGMQDLGVTEYNDEFLVSQAVADGEIAAGFANHYYIQRILAGRPNAPLSTAFTAGDAGSIFNVAGALVLDTADDTELASNFVRHLLSAEAQDYFARTTFEYPLVSGVDPIGELPSIDELSPPEGLDLTQLSDLEGTVELLREVGVL; via the coding sequence ATGCACGAACGCGACCGAGAGCCTCGCGGCCACAGTCGTCGGCGGTTCATCGCGACGACGGCGGCCCTCGGGGTCGGCGCACTCGCCGGGTGTACCGGCGGAAGCGACGAGGAGACGGAAACGACGACCGAATCAAGTACGAACGGGTCGGTCGGGCAGATTGGGTCCGGGCGCTCGCCGTTTGGTGACCGCGACATCACCGGCGGCGTGTCCGTCACGGAGATGCCGGACCTCTCGGGCGAACTCACGCTCTACTCCGGGCGCGGGCAGGCGCTCGTCGGTGAGCTTATCACCTTCTTCAAGGAGTACTACGACGACTTCACCATCCGCCCGCGGTACAACTCGGCGGCCGAACTGGTCAACCAGATTCAGACCGAGGGGCAGAACAGCCCCGCGGACGTGTTCTTCTCGGTCAACGCCGGCTCGCTCGGCGCGCTGAAGGACGCCGGTCGCACGCAGGACCTCCCGAGCGAGGTGCTCGACCTCGTCCGCGACGAGTTCCACGACCCCGACGGCCAGTGGACCGGGACCTCCGGTCGCGCCCGGACCGTCCCGTTCAACACCGACCAGTTCGACGAGTCGGGCATCCCCGACGACATCATGGCCTTCCCGGACACGGAGGCGTTCCGCGACAACATCGGCTGGGCACCGACGTACTCCTCGTTCCAGGCGTTCATCACGGCGATGCGCGTCCTCGAAGGCGAAGACGCCACGCGAGAGTGGCTGCAGGGGATGCAGGACCTCGGCGTCACAGAGTACAACGACGAGTTCCTCGTCTCGCAGGCCGTCGCCGACGGCGAAATCGCCGCAGGGTTCGCCAACCACTACTACATCCAGCGCATCCTCGCGGGGCGGCCGAACGCGCCGCTTTCGACCGCGTTCACCGCGGGCGACGCCGGCTCGATTTTCAACGTCGCGGGCGCGCTCGTCCTCGACACCGCCGACGACACCGAGTTGGCGAGCAACTTCGTCCGCCACCTGCTTTCGGCCGAAGCGCAGGACTACTTCGCGCGGACCACCTTCGAGTACCCGCTCGTCTCGGGCGTCGACCCCATCGGCGAACTGCCGAGCATCGACGAACTCAGCCCGCCCGAGGGCCTCGACCTGACGCAGCTTTCGGACCTCGAAGGAACCGTGGAACTCTTGCGTGAGGTGGGCGTTCTCTGA
- a CDS encoding CBS domain-containing protein, protein MELDDVRVDAYMTTGVETVGPDAWVTDVVDRLKAGPQYGGLPVVDDEDHLLGFVGAIDLLEVHGDVRVESVMSRDLVVVRPEMTVKNAARVIFRTGHQFLPVVDDDRVLLGLFSNGDAVRSQIERTTPSKVQSTREMLERTHDTSIGVGEREVEVGSLIPTQREVYGDELEGRKYELQNGLAEPLIVVSHGSETLLVDGHHRAMAARRLDIDRMLAHVLTVSPEDVDELGLRRMARVGGLRSLADVEVNDYLQHPLIEKTEQ, encoded by the coding sequence ATGGAACTCGACGACGTGCGCGTCGACGCGTACATGACGACCGGCGTGGAGACGGTCGGGCCCGACGCGTGGGTCACGGACGTGGTCGACCGACTCAAAGCGGGACCGCAGTACGGCGGGCTCCCGGTCGTCGACGACGAAGACCACCTCCTCGGGTTCGTCGGCGCGATAGACCTCTTGGAAGTCCACGGCGACGTGCGTGTCGAGTCGGTGATGAGCCGCGACCTCGTGGTCGTCCGCCCGGAGATGACGGTGAAGAACGCCGCGCGCGTCATCTTCCGCACCGGCCACCAGTTCCTGCCCGTCGTCGACGACGACCGAGTGCTGCTCGGCCTGTTTTCGAACGGCGACGCGGTGCGGAGCCAAATCGAGCGGACGACGCCCTCGAAGGTCCAGAGCACCCGCGAGATGCTCGAACGGACCCACGACACGTCCATCGGCGTCGGCGAGCGGGAAGTCGAGGTCGGCTCGCTGATTCCGACCCAGCGGGAGGTGTACGGCGACGAGCTCGAAGGCCGGAAGTACGAACTCCAAAACGGGCTCGCGGAGCCGCTCATCGTCGTCTCTCACGGCTCCGAGACGCTGCTCGTCGACGGACACCACCGGGCGATGGCCGCGAGGCGACTCGATATCGACCGGATGCTCGCGCACGTGCTCACGGTCTCGCCGGAGGACGTCGACGAGTTGGGCCTGCGCCGGATGGCTCGCGTCGGGGGCCTCCGATCGCTCGCTGACGTGGAGGTCAACGACTACCTTCAGCACCCGCTCATCGAGAAGACCGAACAGTAA